The Podarcis muralis chromosome 8, rPodMur119.hap1.1, whole genome shotgun sequence genomic sequence ttattaaaataaatctcGGGTGGTTTGGTGGTGCTTCATAGCACAAGCTTAAAAGTCAACTACTGAAGAACCGTCTTAAAAGCTAAATGTCTGCATGTTGTCACGACATCTGTTGTACCTGCTGAACAACTTTGTATGTAAACGAACAGGAATAAAAGACATTGCCCcattagaaaaaaacaaaaccccacactcGTCTGTCTTGCCAGTGGTACACTATCAACCTCTCTGCTCAAGAGCTCCTTTAGGCAGgtacctgattattattattattaactgaaatatttaaatatacctgTGTCTAGTGTCAAGGCagcttataggtaaaggtaaatggacccctgaacattaggtccagtcgtgaccgactctggggttgcggcgctcatctcgctttattggccgagggagccggcgtacagcttccaggtcatgtggccagcaggactaagctgcttctggagaaccagagcagcgtacggaaatgccatttaccttcccaccggagtggtacctatttatctacttgcactttgacgtgctttcgaactgctaggtgggcaggagctgggaccgagcaacgggagctcaccccgtcgcggggattcgaactgccaaccttctgatcggcaagtcctaggctcagtggtttaacccacagcaccacccacgtcccacccaaGGCAGCATATAGGCATCCATAAAAGCgtgttaaaacattaaaaatcgtGTCACACAGTAAGACCTGCTCTCCACTGGATCCATCCCATCAGTTTTAAGTGTTGTAGCTCACTAACTGAGTACATGCAATCCTGATCCAGTCTCCAGCATTTCAGGGATATGTCTGGGAAAGGGATCTAGTCTCAGAACCTACAGTACCACAGCCAGGCACTgaacacaatactgagctagattggccCCACGGCTTGAATCGGGCGTTAAGGCAACTTCTCATGTTCCCATCAAAGATGAGTGACAAGGCACTGCCATCCCTGCGAAACGCCAACCCGTTAAACTTTTCAAACCGGGAGACCATTAGTCTTCATGACTAGTATCTCATTAAGCTCTCCACCTGCATCCATGCTCACAAAGGAGAACTTCCCGTTTGGAAGTTCTTGCATTATTCATTTgtttaaagcagccttcccccccccccccctcaagctgcTGACCTTTAGCTGTAgctgggactacagttcccaccatccttggccactggctataatggcagcagctggtggaagttgtagtccaactacagGCCACTAGGTTGGAGGTGCATTTGAAGCGTCTCTCCAAATACATGCTTCAGATTTACCTTTGTCAGGGGCACCGACTTGGGCCCCAATGGCGCCTGTGACGCGTCGTCACATCATGACATTACGTGGCGGCGCAGCATCACTTACAAGGCCTTGCAGGGTCTCTCAGAGGTTATGTCCGAGGTCTTGTGAGGCCTCCAAAACGACTTCCAGTTTCTACCAGAAGTCGCATTCAGAGGCCTGGCAGGGCTCCGTGTTGGGGCTCCGACGTGACTTCCGGTAGAAACTGGAACTTGCAGGAACAAAGAATTATGAAGCGTtaaaatcgagatgtggaaaatatggaaaaaacGAGAAGCAGGACTAAGATGTGGAGATttgcttcagagatccagaccgTGGGGTGCTCCGAAAAATTAGTaattataatttggtcttttttattttagttttttattttaattgaagtattatgattggatatattaattggatgtttcttattggaaaatcaataaaaatgattttaaaaaagaaatcagaactcgcgTATGAGGTGCTAAGGTGCATCGTGTATGAGGTGctaagcacacacaccccccaaaaattgtGGGTGTTCTGGCACCCAAGGCCCCCTAGACCTGGTGCCTATGGACTTAATAAAATGCCCAGATGCTGTAGTAGCTCCAATAGTTTATTCCTGTTGTTCTTGTGGGAAAGCAAGATTACCTCTctctcatttaaaaacaaaacaaaacccacaaagaATAGGGAACTTGTTAACAGAATCACAGCAAGAAGCACTAAATGGCTCCACTAGATTCACGCCAGCAGTACTTCCTCTTACAGATGCAACTCAATATACTTACTCCTTCCCTGTTAAGACAGGGCTGTTTCTGGACTGCAACAAATGCAGATGAAGCAGTAAACCTGTTGCAGGCCATACCATTTAAGACTGCAGGGGTGGCTCACACGATTTAACGTTCTCCCTACAATAAAATGCAGTACCTCCTTGCACAGAGGAAACTGGCAGCCAGCCCTTCTCCTTGCCATGTGGTTTTTGATAGGTAGGGATTTGTTTTTCTCAAGATAACTGGATTTCCTGAGTCCCCCATGGCTGAAGTGGTACTGCCCTGGAACAAGTTAGCCTCATGATACACTAGAAGTGAGAAGGAAGCCATAGTGGGAAGAacacagagagagattgtgtTATCATGTCTCAAGTTCCCAGCACATCCAGTAGATGGCACCCTCAGCCAAACCTTACAGCTTCTAGGACTGCTACAAAAAGCAAATGCATGTCTACAAAAGTTCACTCAGTGACAGAAAAAAAGCATGTCATCCCAttcattgttttaaaaacaaacaaacaaaaaacacagaaacaaaaatgcAGGCAGGCCACAATGATGCAGAGCTAAAACTTGTCTGGAAATATTGCCATTTCCTCCTTGATTCGGTTTTCCACAAGTAGCGTGAAGCTGCTGTCTGTGTTCTGAATATTATAGCTGACAAAAATCTGCTTTTTCGTCttgctggctgaaagaaaaaCAGATGCAAAGACTGAGCAAAAAAACGAAGGAGCTAATGCTGCAGCTTCAGtaatgaaaaatacatttatgttgttgttgtttactcatttagtcgtgtctgactcttcgtgaccccatggaccagagcagttCAAATCCTACAGGAGGGTCAGCAATTGATtaaggggaggagagaaaataACCTAATGGCATCTGAAGTAAGCTAcctggcatccttctgtctcaagAGGTGaggtcaaaccgctgtgttagcaagaccaaagtgacttccctggggtgcaagccaggGTGGTGTATATGGAgggcctgggctgcccagaagacaagactcctctcttgtcctcactgatgtggtccaaaggaaagcagaacaatacgtttggcaccagcttggctgcaagagttgccggaaggaggcgtgcaaggcgccatccaaccatcttagggactccactcccaatttgtgtagggtttactccttcgccttttcttctccccaagatgtcttgcaaggcagcagaggtttagcatcaagagttttccttctcctagatggctaccttcccaggtggatctgcccctcgcttccctctacagcacgtgcagaaactgccttcttgaccgttgggaAACaatattggtctcatccactcaatttgcaggagcctgtcttcgcatgcaggggaagtccctaactcgccAAGGGTTTGAGATCCATCGGCTGCCCTCACCAGGTTTAGCTGgacagtcaaagccatttcctgggtgtgtccactgtcacatgctgacagcttctcagAGCCacgggtgagagctgagtgcaggatagggaccaaaggtgggcaaactaccccagaaggagtttgacgtgtcccccaccagaggtactacccctcccttcCCCTAACACCTCATACACCCCAAACTATCTGCATAACTCAGAATGAATATGATGTTTTAAAAAGAGTGTACACTGCCATAGGCTTATTTCTCTTCAAATGTACTACAGGAAGATCAGGGAGCCGTTTTCCACCTGAGGGCCACAATCCCTTCTGGGGGCCAAAGCCTCGTGCCAAAAgtggatggtaaaggtaaagggacccctgaccattaggtccagtcatggccgactctggggttgtggcactcatctcgctttattggccgagggagccggcgtacagcttccgggtcatgtggccagcatgactaagctggttctggtgaaccagagcagcacacggaaacaccgtttaccttcccgccggagcggtacctatttatctacttgcactttgatgtgctttcgaactgctaggtgggcaggagcagggaccgagcaacgggagctcaccctgtcgtggggattcgaaccaccgaccttctgatcggcaagtgctaggctctgtggtttaacctacagcgccacccgcgtccctaaagtggatggagcaatggatATAAATATTAAGCTTTGGACAGTAAAATCATTTCAACACATACCCCTCTAcatcctccatctaggcaagcaagcagCACAACCAGAGTCCAAAGACCCATTGCAACCAGACAAATATACTCAAGGcagatgcaaagcagggctggtgaagggCGAGACCTAGGCAGAGGGTGCATGCCTGGGAAGAGTCCCTAgggaggcctggggggggggcacatttgacCTCCATGCCTGCAGCTCCCTGCTCATGTGTCAGGGGCAGGCctgcaataaatcacactgagtaagtgaagttaactctttattcaaggatgCACGGTCTGCTCAGgaatgccaggcctaatgagcacagcaactcttctcggAAGGGCAGAGATTAAAGGTCCCCCCACCCTTCCACAGCTCCTacccaggtccttcccaagcaatctgagactgtgcctgcgtgAAGCTAACTTCTCCAACTTCTTCGTGCCTCTCCTAGTTCTGGTGGACcaggggcagaggagagagagcGGAGCTGGTTactgcaggagggggagacacatgactcttcaccagccagacttatctttgcctcttggcttccctcctgtcctgcctctgcctccgattctggacttctctctgccacagactctcccagctcactaagccctgttacctcttcagcttccaacacttcctcctgctcccagtcttctccttctgacccacCACCAATCTCCAGGCTCTAAGCCtttttcccttgggggttccccagctggtgcctcccaccagtcCTCTGAATCCAGCCAGACCATGGCACCGTGTGGCAGTTTAAAGGTGCACACAATTACGTACCTAATTTTTGGGCTAGTGAATTGGAGGTGCTATTGGAGGAGTCGCCAAAGAGTAAGGTAGACGCTGGAATGGAGTcctggaaagaaagcaaaaaagtgTGGTGAGTTTTTCTCCATCCTCCAGAAGTGACTCTCTTCTTATCTCATAAagatacgagagagagagagagagcacaagaGGGGCTTGGGTCATGGCAATTTAAAACAGATCACAGACACAAGTAGAGCCATCAGAGCCTGGCCTAGAAAAATGTTTCCATGCTTCTTAAACAGCTGCACAAGACAAGTTTTAAAGTCTGTCCTGAGGTCCAGCTAGCAGAGAAACCAAGCCTGGTTTTGGAGGGAGGTATACAGAAGCATTTTACTCAGCACTGCtgtgggttgagctcccgttgctcggtccctgctcctaccaacctagcagttcgaaagcatgtcaaagtgcaagtagataaataggtaccactccggcgggaaggtaaacggcgtttctgtgtgctgctctggttctccagaagcggcttagtcatgctggccacatgacctggaagctgtacaccagctccctcggtcaataaagcgagatgagcgccgcaaccccagagtcggccacaactgtacctagtggtcaggggtcccttaaccttatAATACATCTCTGGTCTTCAACCAGTGGCTTGCAGCTTGATCTAAGGTGTGTCAtaacaggagcactaccaccatgcaaatacgTGCAAAAGATTAAGAAGCAGGGCCCCAGGTGCATGTTTAGGTTAAAGTTGGGTCCTGTGTCTGAAAAGGCTGAAGATACCTGCTATATATCATTAACCAGAATCCAACAGCAGTGCCACAATATCCCTTTTGGGCTGGAGTTATGTCCCTTCTGTGCTACACCCGTCACAGAAACCTGTTCAAGATTAGCCAGAGAAGGACTCATTCACTCCCTGGCTACGGAGTATTTTGCTTCGTATCCTACTTAAGGAAAGCTCAGCAAGCAGAATTCAAAATAAGCAGAGCTCCAGAGGAACAGAAAAAGGCCTGTGGCTCCCACattagccagagagagagagagagagagagagatgcacttGCTTGTAATTGACCCTGTAATGTCAGAAGAGAAACTTGCAGAAGAACCACTCAAGCAAACTTCACCTGCTAACTAGCCAAGGGTGTCTGATTGGACCCAGGAAATGAATCTGCCTTCAAATACGGTGAAAGGGACAAGGCATTACATATCTAAGAAAGGGAAGGGAGACCATGCTGGTGCAAAAGCTCCTtgttctttttgcatttcatATTGCTCTCACCTCCCCTACATCCTGCAGCTCCcacaactctgtgtgtgtgtgcgtgcgtgtgtatgtacagtgcttttttctggggggacgcatacccttaaacatcttgtgaatctaagtttggtctcattgagggacagtgtttcaatgtgagtacagtggtacctcaggttaagtacttaattcgttccagaggtctgtacttaactgaaactgttcttaacctgaagcatcactttagctaatggggcctcccgctgctgccgcgccgcgggagcccgatttctgttctcatcctgaaacaaagttcttaacctgaagcactatttctgggttagcggagtctgtaacctgaagcgtatgtaacccgaggtaccactgtaggaaaatgagagtacccctaaacatattttttttataaaaaaaagcactgtgtatgtgtgtgtgtgtgtgtgtataatgaaGTGGACCATGAACCAGGAAAACTTATACCTTAATAAATTTGcaaacactccatgcatttacagcacctgcctttcccccaaggaTCCTGGGAACGCTATAGTTTGTTAACTGTGCTGCGCTCTCTTGTTTGTTAACAGTGCTAGGAATTTTCCCTCTGcaagggtaaactacagctcccaggatcctttgcggTGCGTGGAAGagtcatctgctttaaatgtctacTGTGTCAGCAGCTGCGCTTTCCCGATCTTAAAACTCTCCCATTAACTGATTCTATTAGGAGAATAGGATGGTTgcggacatcatcatcatcaaagccTCTGCATGCTTCtccgagggagagggagaagcccGATTTGAGCCCGGGGAAGCTTTTCTCTGCGCACGTCCTCTCCAGATCGGATAGCACCATGGCTCCCTTTCCGTTTCCAGCCTACAAAGAGGGAGGCCAGTGGTGCGACGGCGGGACGGGGGAACGAAGGAAGGAACGAATATTTAATTGCATCAGCCATAGCAAtgcgatatacaaagaatagaaataaaaagtcacattatataaaatacattttaggggtTTGAATCCATAGTCAAAGAGTGGATCTGATTCTgattgcaacctttgctgtcacctgctcgtCTTGACCTGCCGAGAGAAAAAGGACagtgtggcagtggctgggcgaccaggaatggacaataaaaaaagaggggggataaCCTCCATTCCTCAAGTCTTTTGTGCATGCGCCACCGATCCGCGACGGGGAAATGTGAAGTTGCAAGCAACGCATCctccccgtcccgtcccccccggtCTCCCCCACTCCTCCAACACCGGGCTTCAGAGCACCCGAGAGAGAGGACTCACGCGCGGGGTGCACATGGCCACGGCCAGGTTGCCGAGTTTGGGCTCTTCCCCGACCCAGAGGAAGAGCGAGTCCCGCAGGCGCATGGCGTGGAAGTGCACCAGCTGCTCCGACAGGCGCCCGCAGAAGTTGTGCACCGAGATCCGCTCGCCCGCCGCCCCCATAGCCGAGACCGGCTCGGCGGCCTCTTCGCCCGGTTCCGGCAGCTCCTCCATTGCTGCAgttcagccgccgccgccgccgccgcaggcaGGCCAAAGCAAGCGATCCCCGAGCCCTTCCGGCAGGCTTTTCACTTTCAGTTTGTCAAAGGCGGCCAAGTTGGGCTCGactccctctttttttaaaaaaaccagctacCCTTCAGCGCAGCCTTAACgggcacatatatatatacacacacacatatatacatatacatatacatatacatatacatatacatatacatatacatatacatatacatatacatatacatatacatatacatatacatatacatatatgtgcCCGTTAAGGCTGCGCTGAAGGGTAGCTGGTTTTAGGGAGGAGATCAAGTCaaacttccttttcttttgtcGCAAGGCCAGAATAATGGGGAGCTAAAAAGTATTCACTGtttacagggctggatttaggtttgatgaggcccttagCTACTGAAAGccatgggaccctttatatgcccagctgtcctttgtcaacgacaaattgttgctggtttttgtgttgaatatatgctatatggtaatttatgggcctcacaggtccatacacaacacaaaacgctgtatgtagattttatttttatttttttatcttatattttggaaatgtacatccagatttttttcctttaaattttttggtggcccccaagagagtagggccctaacctatagcttgtttagcttatatgtaaatccggcactgactgtTTACTATTATATCCTAATGGATTattgcagtgcttttttaaaaaatttaaaaaaatgttcagggatACTCTAATTTTGACTCcagaaaaatcaccattttatagttcaatgtaggggaaataaatacagtacgtggacaaaagtacaaagattcataaaatgtttaggggtatgcgtacccctgtgtccgtCTGTCctgcccagaaaaaaagcactggattattgaatattgctttatttcagGGGTGCACGACctgacaccctccagatgttgttggactacatctcccatcatccctgatcactggctatgctggctggggctgatgggagttatagtccagaaacatctggagggctgcaggttgttcATCCCTGCTTCATTTGataaaagttgtttattttaaagttattgtgacttgggtcagatgggcgggatacaaataataaaattattactactattatttccagaggggtgcggggggggggggggggatgaggcttGCAGCCATGTGAGGTCTCCAAAAACAAGAGAAGAAAGTGTGTTTGTGTCATAGGCTTTATGGACTTGCTAAAATTCAGATGCAAGCTTTGAGTTGCATATAACTCTCTTTCCAGGATATACCTGCTGAGCAGAAAATGAAGATGAGATCATAGATTTCCTAAGTGTCTGGACTAGATGCAAATCCAGTAGTTAAATGTTCACAGCAAGGTCTAAACTGTGGTTCTGACTGTGCTGGCTGTGGGGTGTGTGCACTGCATTACTTTATGCAATGAGATCATCTGAACATAACCCTGtatgggaagttttaaatgtctggtgtttcgttatgtttttatattctgttggaagccgcccagagtggctggggcaacccagtcagatgggcggtgtatgaGTAATAAATtaacatcattatcatcatcatctccaaagGTGTTTTGCGGCAGAGTTCTAATTACACAAAAAGTACAGGTAGTCATGTTGGTCcagttaaaacagcaacaactcaaAGCTAAATGCTTTTTATTAGACTAAGCCTAATGACCCATCTCATGAGCTGAAGGAAAAGTACGGGAGAACACAAAAGACTGCTCACAACTTTGTGACATTCTGGTTGGCCCTAATAGGGTATTACCCTATTGTGGTTTTTCAGTTTGTCCTAAGTCTGTTTTACTGAGAAGCTCAATGGCAGTTCAGTGGgattactccctagtaagtgcaAAGCCCCTGTGTGCAAATACAGCCCTTTTCCTATACATAGTTAGAATACACCTAAGCCTTGTTACACAATCCGCTGCATAGGTGTGAGCTGGAAGTGTGCACGGGATTTCAGATCTTACAAGGAAGTAAGTTGTTCTGCTTTCGATGAGACTCACTTCCTGGAAAATTTGCATAGGATAACAGCTTTAATCTGGTAACTCGGCATTAGCTTTTCACAAAGAAtggtccccctccctttttttaattAGCTATCGCCCACCAAATAAGTAGCAAAATATGGCTCACTTTTTAAGACTTCTTAGGTTATCCATGCTGTAGttgcagcctaacctacctcacagggttgatgtgaggatgaaattgattatatatataatctgtttGGGACacgtgtggtgctgtgggttaaaccacagagcctatgacttgccgatcagaaggtcagcggttcaaatccccacgacggggtgagctcccattgctcggtccctgctcctgccagcctagcagttcgaaagcacgtcaaagtgcaagtagataaataggtaccactccagcaggaaggtaaaaggcgtttccgttcactgctctggttcgccagaagtggcttagtcatgctggccacatgacccggaagctgtacgctggctcccttggccagtaaagcgagatgagcgctgcaaccccagagttggtcacgactggacctaatggtcaggggtccctttacctttacctttttataatctGTTTGCTTATGCACCCACTGCTTtgcttcctttctttaaaaaaaaaggcggGGGGAGAGATCTGCAACAAATCAATTGGTTCTGTGGAACATCTCAGAGTGTAAATGTCAGACAGGCACCAGCAACCTAGAGGAGTGATGTCTCATCTGACCACTAGATGGAGGATATTTCTTATTCCTGCCTGGGGTCTCTTGCCTGTTATAAATATTAATGAGGCACCCAGGAGTTGCTGATTCAACTTTTTCTCTGTTCCTGTGTGCTGAATTTAAAGGGGAAACGTGTCTATTTAAAGATGTACCCCTGCTTGAAAGAACAATCTTGTAAAATTGGCAGTACACAGACTTAACAGAAATAAGCAACAGTTATTTCTGCAATCTCCATCCTCCTTTTTCTAGCGGCTGTGGTTTTGAGGGTTGCCATCGTTCAGAAATTCACCTTGTTCATtgtgactttttctttttaattgcaggGATGTGCCTTTGTGTACGTTTGTGCAGAGAAAATAAACACAACTTGCATGTGTGAGATGTCCAGCGGAATGGGAGGGGAACAAGCTACTCTGCAGAACAGGGTGTAAACCCCTGAGTTGTGGGTGCTCTTCTAGCTGGCTAGTGGTCCAAACTAGAGGTCACCAGCCCTTCTCATATCCAGGGGCACATTTGGAAGTCTAAGAAACTCAAAGACACCACAAAATACCTATTTCACCGAAGTAAAAAGCTGGggagacccccacccccaaaacacaaaaaaacagtcaAAACATCAACACTCCCCCTAATAAATAAAGCTGACAAAAGGAAGCCCCTTCCTGCGAAAAATACCTGTCACAGAcccaaccaaaaacaacaacaaaagcagggaGAGCTCATTTTGAACAAAACTAAAAATTTGAAAGCACAAGGAGTCTCGAAGGACACCAGGAGAGTATTTGAGGGTTCCATAGTGCCCACaggcagtgcttcccccccccacatgggggtactcaatggtacacagtaccggcaccccctttttccagaagaaaagcactgcccacaggcaccaagttggggactCAACCACTAAAACAAAACAGCTACGTGTTTTCCTCGCAGGGGAAAATGTTGAAAGCAATTTACATAGTTGAATAGCTACTGACTGAAAATTCCTGTTAAGCTGGGTTGGTCTCCTGATGGCTGGAGAACTCAGGTTTGAGCATGAGATACTCAGCAGAGCATAGAGAAGGTCACTCTTCGGACTTTGGGGGAAGGGAGCAGAGCAATTTGAATGGAGGGATGCAAATTAGTAGCTGAGTCCATTGTTTTTTGAGATTCTGCTGCTTGCTGTAAGTAGGGTGCCTGTTTGCTCCCACTGTGCTCTGCTTCAACATGTTTCAATAAAGCAAAGACCCCATAAGTCCTCAGGGCTTTTTTCATCCTGGCTTGCTGGGACTTCACACCAAGTGGAAGTGGACTTCAATTCTGGGAAAGAAAGTTTGGGAGGCTATCTTGCCACTCTTGTAGcaatctaaggcccgggggccggatccggcccaatcacctaaatccggcctgtgggtGATCTTGGAAacattgtgtttttaca encodes the following:
- the PSMG4 gene encoding proteasome assembly chaperone 4, which gives rise to MEELPEPGEEAAEPVSAMGAAGERISVHNFCGRLSEQLVHFHAMRLRDSLFLWVGEEPKLGNLAVAMCTPRDSIPASTLLFGDSSNSTSNSLAQKLASKTKKQIFVSYNIQNTDSSFTLLVENRIKEEMAIFPDKF